One genomic window of Amphiura filiformis chromosome 3, Afil_fr2py, whole genome shotgun sequence includes the following:
- the LOC140148498 gene encoding uncharacterized protein, whose translation MADLDDPDQMANNNNNQSETQYDYPHNLAYFQTKLQENYLTTRNGIGRLPGMQKEYTTDDGVLVELPLIPAFTHHALIIGEAGIGKTTLVNQVACNWAKEVGTTDFESNKAYNLSNKFQLLFALDCKRLKDDMTLEDCIQDQLLPTFPKVVIKSLLRLYSGRSLFLFDGFDEFVAHEQILSEDVLRNSCVVVTTRPNKVAEFNEYYSRYKTINLEGLSVKSRETFVTKYLDMASNFTHKQTETTNRASLLMDRINRTYIGYLSFHPLLLAMVCIIWNSFGKLPTRMTSLYKQALAISAMKVYTGDSAETGVRYDHNQRLNTLLLYLGRSALDGLLSDNKKMVFSRQDFRDTNQSRFSSDKLLVVLSLGCFLSCLGMEIGLQVDSVRLQVVLVLLGFVAAIYLLLSKVSEDVDDMLKEAVKLNLLTKKNTNRPDTDWLDDYNKVGVSRINMRDMSQSTFSSDKLWLVVSFGCLLSCIGMEIGLQIGSLHLQLALVLLGFVATIYILFNTVSEDVDDLLKEAVNLVTKIIPNRSETDSDTQYCFIHKTLHEFTAAVYFTSLVRSDVPRFQYYLKNLQKGNVYDLQYFLRFCCGLSTPTAEIILEYIVDVCKLDWRLPVVLVFEADTDTYIQSQLHDNLKHLTSLETYATMSSSLWAILNYYLCQKDENGEMKTWLANVEKLDVKIPQSEKYANHFLANASRSASFCESIKTLQLDLSHQVDGNILTNFLQEQVHLSSLKIQVQDVQTKSRSWMQYVFSELLPKRSLGSNEAPMSYFDIIVPQLQTLSLVNTRLNRDQWDRLLDVLLEAGRRLQTASASDDESVESMDNESKRSTYDKSKDSKESLDEGFNESLAGGSRDSVQGMFKESLNDVSNDSMLGRLKEYSEYAFKDSNGGVSNSLSKESLDGASKGSFSADSKVNSISSESVDAESKYIAGASNVFLDDESMDSMTGTSKEDSLGAASVESIDAVSEGLMAGASNKSLTDVSKESVNSVSLESVDEESEKHVDGASNVFLDDESTEYMAGVSKDSLGAASVESINAASNKSVVGMSNQSLNSNKSEDEQSHESTDDASTKSTIGSTREDELFDPILFLPLRVLELKGNHLFSDDDHGDVLLNKFAESLSYMTDLEYLGLTDTGLTTTSMLILGPAISQLSNLKALDLCTIEDKSNTFHQARMELSRCLNSFGNLEDYDLHFTDMSNEALGMLSLDRLGDLSKLKVSRNAFGSQGLVVCSISLRHVPFLTKLKLTGSEVSEHEVVALSNSLNHVPLLTNLDLIGIEVDLKGLLALGASLKYLPLLTTLKLNTSKIEINGVMPLSFLLQYTPLLKHLSVILSGSESLTALTLGFLYIPKLTRLQLLSDKSMTLAAAEALFTNLFALPELEALTIPNVDNTNLSASMVVEACIQEVSSLQDEGLVYLRNTELKTILSIVNTFSYYKESVV comes from the exons ATGGCCGACCTGGATGACCCAGATCAaatggcaaataataataataaccagaGCGAGACACAGTACG ATTACCCACATAATCTAGCGTACTTCCAGACCAAGCTACAGGAAAACTACCTGACAACCCGAAATGGAATAGGCCGCTTACCTGGCATGCAGAAGGAATATACCACCGATGATGGCGTCCTAGTAGAATTACCACTTATTCCAGCGTTCACACACCATGCGTTGATCATAGGGGAGGCTGGGATAGGTAAAACGACATTGGTCAACCAGGTTGCTTGCAATTGGGCTAAAGAAGTCGGCACCACTGATTTTGAGAGCAACAAAGCTTACAATCTGTCAAACAAGTTTCAGCTTCTATTTGCTCTCGATTGCAAAAGATTGAAAGACGATATGACTCTTGAAGACTGCATTCAAGACCAATTACTACCAACCTTTCCAAAGGTAGTGATCAAGTCATTACTCAGACTTTACTCCGGTAGAAGTCTATTCTTGTTTGATGGATTCGATGAGTTCGTTGCGCATGAACAAATACTCAGCGAAGACGTACTTCGCAACAGTTGCGTAGTAGTCACTAccaggcccaataaagtagctgAATTCAACGAATACTACAGTAGGTACAAAACGATTAATTTAGAGGGATTGTCAGTCAAAAGTAGAGAAACTTTTGTCACTAAGTATTTAGATATGGCCTCTAATTTCACGCATAAACAAACTGAAACGACGAATAGAGCAAGCTTGCTAATGGACAGAATTAATAGAACATATATTGGGTATTTATCTTTCCATCCGCTGCTGTTAGCGATGGTATGTATTATTTGGAATAGCTTTGGAAAACTTCCGACTAGAATGACATCTTTGTACAAGCAGGCATTAGCGATTTCTGCAATGAAGGTCTACACTGGGGACTCTGCAGAAACTGGCGTCAGGTATGACCATAATCAGAGGCTCAATACATTGCTATTATATCTTGGACGTAGTGCTCTGGATGGTTTGCTAAGTGACAACAAGAAAATGGTGTTTAGTAGGCAAGATTTTCGAGATACAAACCAAAGCCGTTTTTCGTCTGATAAGCTTTTGGTAGTATTATCGTTAGGATGTTTCTTGTCGTGTTTAGGAATGGAAATCGGTTTACAAGTCGATTCAGTAAGATTACAAGTGGTACTCGTGTTACTGGGATTTGTCGCAGCCATTTACCTCTTGCTTAGCAAAGTCAGCGAAGATGTTGATGATATGTTAAAAGAAGCAGTGAAACTGAACTTGCTGACAAAGAAGAACACAAACAGACCTGACACCGATTGGCTAGATGACTACAACAAAGTGGGTGTTAGTAGGATAAATATGAGAGACATGAGCCAAAGCACGTTTTCATCCGACAAGCTTTGGTTAGTAGTATCATTCGGATGTTTGTTGTCTTGTATAGGCATGGAAATAGGCTTGCAGATTGGTTCGTTACACTTACAGTTGGCACTCGTGTTACTGGGATTTGTGGCAACTATTTACATATTGTTTAACACAGTAAGCGAAGATGTTGATGATCTGTTAAAGGAAGCAGTGAACTTGGTAACAAAGATCATCCCAAACAGATCAGAAACCGATAGTGATACTCAATACTGTTTTATCCACAAAACTTTGCATGAATTCACGGCAGCCGTGTATTTCACCAGTCTTGTAAGGTCAGACGTTCCTAGGTTCCAGTACTATTTAAAGAATCTGCAGAAAGGCAATGTGTACGATCTTCAGTACTTCTTACGATTCTGTTGTGGATTGAGTACACCAACTGCTGAAATTATCCTAGAGTACATAGTCGATGTCTGCAAGCTGGATTGGAGACTACCGGTAGTTTTGGTATTCGAAGCAGATACGGATACGTACATTCAGTCACAATTGCACGATAATCTCAAGCATCTGACGAGTCTAGAAACTTACGCGACGATGTCTTCAAGCCTTTGGGCAATTCTGAATTACTATCTGTGCCAAAAAGACGAAAACGGGGAGATGAAAACATGGTTAGCTAATGTGGAAAAACTAGACGTGAAAATCCCTCAATCTGAGAAATACGCCAATCACTTCTTGGCCAATGCGAGTAGATCTGCTTCATTCTGCGAATCAATCAAGACATTACAGCTGGATTTGTCCCATCAGGTAGATGGCAACATATTGACCAATTTCTTACAGGAACAAGTACACCTGAGTAGTCTCAAGATCCAAGTACAAGATGTACAGACAAAATCAAGGTCATGGATGCAATATGTGTTCTCTGAACTTCTTCCAAAGCGTAGCCTGGGATCAAATGAAGCACCGATGTCATACTTTGACATCATTGTGCCACAGTTGCAAACGCTGTCTCTTGTCAACACCAGATTGAACAGAGACCAGTGGGATAGATTGCTTGATGTCCTTCTTGAAGCAGGTAGAAGGCTGCAAACTGCTTCTGCTTCCGATGACGAATCTGTCGAATCGATGGATAATGAGTCCAAAAGGTCAACATATGACAAGTCTAAGGACTCTAAAGAGTCCCTCGATGAGGGGTTTAACGAATCATTGGCTGGTGGGTCAAGGGATTCTGTACAAGGTATGTTCAAGGAATCATTGAATGAtgtgtcaaatgactccatgctTGGTAGGTTAAAGGAATACTCAGAATATGCATTTAAGGATTCTAATGGAGGTGTTTCAAATAGTTTATCAAAGGAGTCCTTAGATGGAGCTTCAAAGGGGTCCTTTAGTGCTGACTCCAAGGTAAATAGTATTTCTTCAGAGTCCGTTGATGCCGAATCTAAATACATTGCAGGTGCATCAAATGTGTTCCTAGATGATGAATCAATGGATTCTATGACTGGTACGTCAAAGGAGGACTCTCTTGGTGCCGCATCTGTGGAGTCAATAGATGCTGTATCAGAAGGGCTTATGGCTGGTGCATCAAATAAGTCCCTAACTGATGTATCAAAGGAGTCTGTGAATAGTGTTTCTTTGGAGTCTGTTGATGAAGAATCTGAAAAGCATGTGGATGGTGCGTCAAATGTATTCCTAGATGATGAATCCACGGAGTATATGGCTGGTGTGTCAAAGGACTCCCTTGGTGCTGCATCTGTGGAGTCAATAAATGCGGCCTCAAACAAGTCTGTGGTTGGAATGTCAAATCAGTCTCTGAATAGTAACAAATCTGAGGATGAGCAGTCACATGAGTCGACGGATGACGCATCCACAAAGTCGACCATAGGGTCAACGAGGGAAGATGAGCTTTTTGATCCAATTCTATTCCTGCCTTTGCGTGTACTTGAATTGAAAGGCAATCACCTGTTCTCTGATGACGATCATGGAGATGTACTTCTTAACAAGTTTGCCGAATCTCTTTCATACATGACTGATCTTGAATATCTGGGTCTAACCGACACTGGATTAACCACGACGTCTATGCTGATACTTGGTCCGGCAATATCCCAATTGTCCAATCTCAAAGCACTTGACTTGTGCACGATTGAAGACAAGTCCAATACTTTCCACCAGGCTAGAATGGAGTTATCCAGATGTTTGAATAGTTTTGGAAATCTAGAGGACTACGATCTTCACTTCACTGATATGAGTAATGAAGCTCTCGGTATGTTGTCTTTGGATCGTCTGGGTGATCTTTCTAAGCTGAAGGTGTCCCGCAATGCCTTCGGATCGCAGGGCCTGGTTGTATGTAGCATTTCCCTGAGACATGTCCCATTTTTGACCAAGTTGAAGCTTACTGGTAGTGAGGTGAGCGAACACGAAGTTGTCGCTCTCAGTAACTCTTTGAACCATGTGCCATTGTTAACAAACCTAGATCTAATTGGCATTGAAGTAGATCTAAAAGGGTTGCTTGCACTGGGTGCCTCATTGAAGTATTTGCCATTACTCACTACCCTCAAACTCAATACAAGCAAAATTGAAATTAATGGAGTAATGCCATTAAGTTTTCTGTTGCAGTACACTCCGTTGCTCAAACATCTCAGTGTGATCCTGAGTGGTAGTGAGTCCCTAACTGCGTTGACTCTCGGTTTTTTGTACATTCCTAAGCTCACCAGACTCCAGCTTCTGAGTGATAAAAGCATGACATTGGCTGCTGCAGAAGCTCTTTTCACCAACCTTTTTGCCCTTCCTGAGCTCGAAGCATTGACGATCCCAAATGTTGATAACACTAATCTGAGTGCCTCAATGGTAGTTGAAGCTTGCATTCAAGAAGTATCAAGCCTTCAAGACGAAGGGCTTGTATATCTTCGTAACACTGAACTCAAGACAATTCTAAGCATTGTCAACACGTTTTCATACTACAAGGAGAGTGTAGTCTGA